The following are from one region of the Deinococcota bacterium genome:
- the bshA gene encoding N-acetyl-alpha-D-glucosaminyl L-malate synthase BshA has protein sequence MNIAVLLHGGAGGSGVVATELGLAFAHQGHDVHFVAGRLPFRLGELSLSLATVFYHQVESMSYPLFDAPLTTLAEASKLTEVIEEYDVDVIHAHYAIPHATAAILARDMCRRQPRPAVVTTLHGTDVTLVGLEPAYLRTTQYAIERSDAVTAVSRHLADYTHAEMGIRRDITVIPNAVDHRRFKPGGSGELRLRYAHPDEKLLVHVSNFRPVKRVLDVIRIFAEVSESIGSRLLMIGDGPDRPRAVELAHELGVSGRVSFLGSFLRIEDVLAISDLFLLPSAKESFGLAALEAMASGVPVVASRAGGIPEVVVDGVTGYLCEMGDVRGMAEAAIRLLSDPERQQAFAEAARAHAVAEFCEGKVVPLYAGAYGRALSGRRTERQVGTGV, from the coding sequence ATGAACATCGCCGTCTTGCTCCACGGCGGCGCGGGCGGTTCGGGCGTGGTGGCGACCGAGCTCGGCCTGGCCTTCGCCCATCAGGGTCACGACGTGCATTTCGTCGCCGGCCGCCTGCCCTTCCGCCTCGGGGAACTGAGCCTGAGCCTGGCCACGGTCTTCTATCACCAGGTCGAGAGCATGAGCTATCCGCTCTTCGATGCGCCCTTGACGACCTTGGCCGAGGCCTCGAAGCTCACCGAGGTGATCGAGGAGTACGACGTGGACGTCATTCACGCGCACTACGCCATCCCCCACGCCACCGCCGCGATCTTAGCGCGCGACATGTGCCGCCGCCAGCCCCGTCCGGCGGTCGTCACCACGCTCCACGGCACCGACGTGACGCTCGTCGGCCTGGAGCCCGCCTACTTGCGCACCACCCAGTACGCCATCGAGCGCTCGGACGCCGTCACGGCGGTGAGCCGCCACCTGGCCGACTACACCCACGCCGAAATGGGCATAAGACGCGACATCACGGTCATTCCCAACGCCGTCGACCACCGGCGCTTCAAGCCCGGCGGGTCCGGCGAGCTGAGACTGCGCTACGCGCACCCCGACGAGAAGCTGCTCGTGCACGTCTCCAACTTCCGCCCGGTCAAGCGCGTCTTGGACGTGATTCGCATCTTCGCCGAGGTGTCCGAAAGCATCGGCTCGAGGCTGCTCATGATCGGCGACGGCCCCGACCGGCCCCGGGCGGTCGAGCTCGCCCATGAGCTCGGCGTGAGCGGCCGGGTGTCGTTCCTGGGCTCCTTTTTGCGCATCGAGGACGTCCTGGCGATCAGCGACCTCTTCCTCTTGCCGAGCGCCAAGGAGTCCTTTGGTCTAGCTGCCCTGGAGGCGATGGCGAGCGGCGTGCCGGTCGTCGCCAGCCGCGCCGGCGGCATTCCCGAGGTGGTGGTGGACGGCGTGACCGGCTACCTCTGCGAGATGGGCGACGTGCGCGGCATGGCCGAGGCGGCCATCAGGCTCCTCAGCGACCCCGAGCGGCAGCAGGCCTTTGCCGAGGCGGCGCGGGCGCACGCCGTGGCGGAATTTTGCGAGGGCAAGGTGGTGCCGCTCTACGCCGGCGCCTACGGGCGGGCGCTGTCAGGGAGACGCACCGAGCGGCAGGTAGGGACTGGCGTCTAG
- the tsaD gene encoding tRNA (adenosine(37)-N6)-threonylcarbamoyltransferase complex transferase subunit TsaD produces MLGIDTSCDDTGVGLVRGHTVLANVVASQTALHAPYGGVMPEQASREHLAVIDAVLGRALAAAGLGLDEVDAVAATHGPGLVGALLVGLGYAKALAWARALPFVAVHHLEGHIASSLAGADITPPFLCLIASGGHSSLFTVRAWGDYLELGRSRDDAAGEAFDKVARLLGLGYPGGPELSRLAAGGDPARVPLPLPMKGQKGFDFSFSGLKTAVSLLLQRQPEVNRADLAASFEHVVVESLFEVTRRAAAAHGHSQLVVAGGVAANRRLRERFSESGLAVFFPPLELATDNGAMIALAAQGKLAAARTEGWKTDGWELDASPYLPLGASP; encoded by the coding sequence ATCCTCGGCATCGACACCTCCTGCGACGACACCGGCGTCGGGCTGGTGCGGGGGCATACGGTCCTCGCCAACGTCGTCGCCTCGCAGACGGCGCTCCACGCGCCCTACGGCGGGGTCATGCCCGAACAGGCGAGCCGTGAGCACCTGGCGGTCATCGACGCGGTCTTGGGGCGGGCACTGGCCGCGGCGGGGCTGGGGCTGGACGAGGTGGACGCGGTCGCCGCGACGCACGGCCCCGGTCTGGTCGGCGCGCTCTTAGTCGGCCTGGGTTACGCCAAGGCGCTCGCCTGGGCGCGCGCTTTGCCCTTCGTCGCCGTGCATCACTTGGAGGGCCACATCGCCTCGAGCCTGGCCGGGGCCGATATCACCCCGCCCTTTCTCTGTCTCATCGCCTCGGGCGGCCACAGCAGCCTCTTTACGGTGCGGGCCTGGGGCGACTACCTCGAGCTCGGCCGCTCGCGCGACGACGCGGCGGGCGAGGCCTTCGACAAGGTGGCGCGGCTCCTCGGCCTCGGCTACCCCGGCGGGCCGGAGCTGAGCCGGCTGGCCGCGGGGGGCGACCCGGCGAGGGTCCCCTTGCCGCTGCCCATGAAGGGCCAAAAGGGCTTCGACTTTTCCTTCAGCGGGCTCAAGACCGCGGTGTCGCTCCTGCTCCAGCGCCAACCGGAGGTGAACAGGGCCGACCTGGCGGCGAGCTTTGAGCATGTCGTGGTCGAAAGCCTCTTCGAGGTGACGCGGCGCGCGGCCGCGGCTCACGGCCACAGCCAACTGGTGGTGGCCGGCGGGGTCGCGGCCAACCGGCGGCTGAGGGAGCGGTTTTCGGAGAGCGGGCTGGCGGTCTTCTTTCCGCCGCTCGAGCTGGCGACCGACAACGGTGCCATGATCGCCTTGGCCGCCCAAGGCAAGCTGGCGGCGGCCCGGACGGAGGGCTGGAAGACGGATGGCTGGGAGCTAGACGCCAGTCCCTACCTGCCGCTCGGTGCGTCTCCCTGA